Proteins encoded together in one Rhizobium sp. 11515TR window:
- a CDS encoding ABC transporter ATP-binding protein: MASIVFEGVEKRYPDGYAAIQHLDLTIEDGEFLVLVGPSGCGKSTALRMIAGLEDITGGRLLVGDTVANGLAPRDRDIAMVFQSYALYPHMTVAENIGFGLSVRGVDKAEIDRKVRETAKLLELDAYLGRKPGQLSGGQRQRVAMGRALVRAPKAFLMDEPLSNLDARLRGQMRAEIARLQKLSGITTVYVTHDQIEAMTMGDRVAVMRAGVLQQLGTPRALYDTPANLFVAGFIGTPSMNFLKTTLAHGEGGLAVVAGGFSLRVPAPVVAARPALVRHVGKEIIVGVRAEALNAADAADPGFGRIEGTIAFIEDFGATKLIHLDIGGAGKLEEVTAEADEVSLSGPRLRASVPATLPLRVGETLFLSVNPAELHFFDAETENAIRD, encoded by the coding sequence ATGGCATCCATCGTCTTTGAGGGAGTGGAAAAACGTTATCCGGACGGATATGCGGCAATCCAGCACCTCGATCTCACTATCGAGGATGGTGAGTTTCTGGTTCTCGTCGGCCCAAGCGGCTGTGGTAAGTCGACCGCGCTCCGAATGATTGCCGGCCTTGAGGATATCACTGGCGGCCGCCTATTGGTTGGCGATACCGTCGCCAACGGCCTTGCACCCCGCGATCGCGACATTGCGATGGTCTTCCAGTCCTACGCGCTTTATCCGCATATGACGGTCGCCGAGAATATCGGCTTCGGCCTGTCCGTACGCGGCGTCGACAAGGCCGAGATCGACCGCAAGGTCAGGGAAACGGCCAAGCTTCTCGAACTCGATGCTTATCTCGGCCGCAAGCCGGGGCAGCTTTCAGGCGGTCAGCGACAGCGCGTGGCGATGGGCCGGGCGCTGGTGCGCGCGCCCAAGGCGTTTTTGATGGACGAGCCTTTGAGCAATCTCGACGCACGGCTGCGCGGCCAGATGCGGGCGGAAATCGCCCGGCTGCAGAAGTTGAGCGGCATTACCACCGTCTATGTCACCCATGACCAGATCGAGGCCATGACCATGGGTGATCGCGTCGCCGTGATGCGCGCCGGCGTTTTGCAGCAGCTCGGCACGCCGCGCGCGCTTTACGACACGCCCGCCAATCTCTTCGTTGCCGGGTTCATCGGTACGCCGTCGATGAACTTCCTGAAAACCACGCTGGCGCACGGCGAGGGCGGTCTGGCTGTTGTTGCCGGCGGATTCAGCCTGCGGGTGCCCGCACCTGTCGTTGCCGCGCGTCCTGCGCTTGTGCGTCATGTCGGCAAGGAGATCATTGTCGGCGTGCGTGCCGAGGCATTGAACGCCGCGGACGCCGCTGATCCGGGGTTCGGGCGCATTGAAGGAACGATTGCCTTCATCGAGGATTTCGGCGCCACGAAACTTATCCATCTCGATATTGGCGGGGCCGGCAAGCTGGAGGAGGTGACGGCGGAAGCCGACGAGGTTTCGCTTTCCGGCCCTCGATTGCGTGCCTCTGTGCCGGCGACACTTCCGCTTCGCGTTGGCGAGACGCTCTTCCTGTCGGTCAATCCGGCAGAACTGCATTTCTTCGACGCCGAGACTGAAAACGCGATCCGCGATTGA
- a CDS encoding DeoR/GlpR family DNA-binding transcription regulator, with the protein MITGHDAETLTVEKTKVLARTRRSFILDALAETGAVSVTEIAAQLGVSEMTVRRDLTELEKEGRLARTHGGAVSTDLTTIVEPGLSATTSRLNEPTFQARLAKNALPKRLIAEAAAQVASGLRTVALDVGTTTFLLARLLAGQQHVKFFTNSVRNATQLGEGLAEVYLPGGRMRNDELSISNATAISQFEALWFDIAFVGVSGLTSDGIYDYSFDDTEMKRVYLRRSTKKVVLCDASKFDCMSLVHIAPLSQFDMLITNASPPPELAEALEAAKVEVMVAGASS; encoded by the coding sequence ATGATCACAGGCCATGACGCCGAAACGCTGACCGTCGAAAAAACGAAAGTTCTCGCGCGCACGCGCCGTTCCTTCATTTTGGATGCGCTGGCCGAAACGGGCGCCGTATCCGTCACGGAAATTGCCGCGCAGCTCGGCGTGTCTGAAATGACCGTGCGGCGCGACCTGACGGAACTGGAGAAGGAAGGACGGCTTGCCCGCACCCATGGCGGAGCAGTCAGCACCGACCTTACCACAATTGTCGAACCCGGCCTTTCAGCAACCACCTCGCGCCTCAACGAGCCGACCTTTCAGGCTCGTCTTGCCAAGAACGCATTGCCGAAGCGGCTGATTGCGGAAGCGGCGGCGCAGGTCGCTTCAGGACTTCGCACCGTCGCGCTGGATGTCGGCACGACAACATTCCTGCTTGCCCGGTTGCTCGCCGGCCAGCAGCATGTAAAGTTCTTCACCAACAGCGTGCGCAACGCCACCCAGCTTGGGGAAGGCCTGGCGGAAGTCTACCTGCCTGGCGGCCGCATGAGAAACGATGAATTGTCGATCTCAAATGCGACGGCGATTTCCCAGTTCGAAGCACTTTGGTTCGACATCGCCTTTGTCGGCGTTTCCGGACTGACGTCGGACGGTATTTATGATTATTCCTTCGATGATACGGAGATGAAGCGCGTCTATCTCCGCCGCTCGACGAAGAAGGTCGTTCTTTGTGACGCATCGAAATTCGATTGCATGTCGCTCGTCCACATCGCACCGTTGTCACAATTCGACATGCTGATCACCAATGCATCGCCGCCTCCGGAACTGGCAGAAGCGCTCGAAGCCGCCAAGGTCGAAGTGATGGTCGCCGGCGCGTCCTCCTGA
- a CDS encoding FGGY-family carbohydrate kinase, which yields MPVFIGIDIGTTSTIAVAMSETGEPLASASRPSRLSSPHPGFAEADPGQWWANTQVVVREMISRLPQGCELAGVCVTGMLPAVALLDRERRVLRASIQQSDARCGAEVETMKAALDEARFLSRTGQGLTQQLVAPKLQWLRAHEPDVYGRIAHVLGSYDFINMHLTGRLTVERNWALEAGFIDLDDHRIADDLVALSGLRSGVLPALVASHEVIGAVTGEAAELTGLPEGLPVFGGAADHIASALAAGLTQAGDVLLKFGGAGDIIAIAGKPEPDRRLFLDYHLVPGLYAPNGCMASSGSLLRWLAALIGGSESDDVLRQLDQEAAAVPAGADGVRALPYFLGEKTPIHDPLARGTITGLSLGHTRGHIWRAVLEAIACGFRHHLDVLAETGRPATRLIASDGGSRSRIWMQIVADICGQPIHVLSDAFGSSIGAAWVAAAGSGVAAWEDVAVSVRFGAVLQPSPEGVAAGDRIYADYRDLYRSLKPFFARGDQP from the coding sequence ATGCCCGTGTTCATCGGCATCGATATCGGCACGACCTCGACGATCGCGGTAGCGATGTCGGAGACCGGCGAACCGCTGGCCTCGGCCTCGCGTCCCTCGCGCTTGTCCTCGCCGCATCCTGGCTTTGCCGAGGCCGACCCCGGGCAATGGTGGGCGAACACGCAGGTCGTGGTGCGGGAGATGATCTCGCGCTTACCTCAGGGATGTGAACTCGCCGGCGTCTGCGTCACCGGAATGCTGCCGGCGGTGGCGCTGCTCGATCGCGAGCGCCGCGTGCTGCGTGCGAGCATCCAGCAGAGCGATGCGCGTTGCGGGGCGGAAGTCGAAACCATGAAAGCGGCTTTGGACGAGGCGCGCTTCCTCAGCCGCACCGGTCAGGGCCTGACACAACAATTGGTCGCCCCGAAACTGCAATGGCTGAGGGCGCATGAGCCGGATGTCTATGGCCGGATCGCCCATGTCCTCGGCTCTTATGATTTCATCAACATGCACCTGACCGGGCGCCTGACGGTCGAGCGCAACTGGGCGCTCGAAGCAGGCTTCATCGATCTTGACGATCATCGGATTGCGGACGACCTGGTGGCGCTGTCGGGGCTTCGCTCCGGCGTCCTGCCGGCGCTGGTCGCCTCGCATGAGGTCATCGGTGCGGTGACGGGGGAAGCGGCGGAACTAACCGGCCTGCCGGAAGGCCTGCCCGTCTTCGGCGGAGCCGCCGACCATATCGCCTCCGCGCTAGCGGCCGGCCTGACGCAGGCCGGCGATGTCCTCCTGAAATTTGGTGGGGCAGGCGACATCATCGCCATTGCCGGGAAGCCGGAGCCCGACCGCCGGCTTTTCCTCGATTACCATCTCGTTCCCGGCCTTTATGCGCCGAACGGCTGCATGGCCTCTTCCGGTTCGCTTCTCAGATGGCTTGCCGCCCTCATCGGCGGCTCGGAAAGCGACGATGTTTTAAGGCAGCTCGACCAGGAAGCGGCGGCCGTGCCTGCCGGCGCGGACGGCGTACGCGCGCTGCCCTATTTTCTGGGCGAGAAGACGCCGATTCATGACCCGCTGGCGCGCGGTACGATCACGGGCCTCAGTCTCGGTCACACGCGCGGCCATATCTGGCGCGCGGTGCTGGAGGCGATTGCCTGCGGCTTCCGCCATCATCTCGATGTGCTTGCGGAAACGGGACGCCCCGCGACGCGCCTGATCGCCTCCGACGGGGGAAGCCGAAGCCGCATCTGGATGCAGATCGTCGCCGATATTTGCGGCCAGCCGATCCACGTCCTGTCCGACGCCTTCGGCTCGTCGATTGGTGCGGCCTGGGTAGCGGCGGCCGGATCAGGCGTGGCGGCATGGGAGGATGTCGCGGTCTCCGTGCGTTTTGGCGCCGTGCTGCAGCCTTCGCCCGAAGGCGTTGCCGCCGGCGACCG
- a CDS encoding SDR family NAD(P)-dependent oxidoreductase, translating to MGHPKFAELDGLKAIVTGGGSGIGRAIAQALAKQGVKITICDINLDAANTVAQSISGHALEIDVRSRSSVEKTFERAADLMGGYDILIANAGVSTMQHALEITDEEWDFNFDVNTRGIFLTNQIAARRFVAQGQGVIVNTASLAAKVGAPLLAHYSASKFAVLGWTQALARELASKGIRVNAVCPGFVKTGMQEREIDWEAKLRGVSPERVVEDYIAQTPLGRLETPEDVADVVVFLCSNSARFMTGQGVNVTGGVYMT from the coding sequence GTGGGACATCCGAAATTTGCGGAACTCGACGGTTTGAAGGCGATCGTCACCGGCGGCGGCAGTGGAATAGGCCGTGCAATCGCCCAGGCGCTGGCAAAACAAGGCGTCAAGATCACCATTTGCGACATCAATCTGGACGCGGCGAACACAGTCGCACAGTCGATTTCCGGCCATGCTCTGGAGATCGATGTTCGTTCACGTTCCTCCGTGGAAAAAACGTTCGAACGAGCCGCGGATCTCATGGGGGGCTACGATATACTGATTGCCAATGCCGGGGTCTCTACGATGCAGCATGCGCTGGAGATCACCGACGAGGAGTGGGACTTCAACTTCGACGTCAACACGCGCGGCATCTTCCTGACGAACCAGATCGCTGCGCGCCGCTTCGTGGCGCAGGGCCAGGGGGTGATTGTCAACACGGCCTCGCTTGCCGCAAAGGTCGGCGCGCCGCTTCTGGCGCATTACTCTGCCAGCAAGTTCGCCGTTCTCGGCTGGACACAGGCGCTTGCCCGCGAACTGGCCTCGAAAGGCATCCGGGTCAACGCCGTCTGCCCGGGTTTCGTCAAGACCGGCATGCAGGAGCGCGAGATCGATTGGGAGGCCAAATTGCGCGGCGTCAGTCCCGAACGCGTCGTTGAAGACTATATCGCCCAGACGCCGCTCGGACGGCTGGAGACACCCGAGGACGTCGCCGATGTCGTCGTTTTCCTCTGCTCGAATTCCGCCCGTTTCATGACCGGCCAGGGCGTCAATGTCACTGGCGGCGTCTATATGACCTGA